GAACGGCGGCACACAGCCCAGTCCCATCAAAGCCGGGAAGAAAATGTTGCCTAACAGAGATCCCAGACGGCCGAACATCATTTCCAGCGAGACAATCATCGTCCTAAAGAGATTGTAAATCAGTTATTCCCAGAATCACATTCTGAAGTGCTCAAAAGCGCACCTGAGTGAGGTGGGAAAGAGGCTGACTGAGGCGCTGATCACTGAAGTGGCCGATATGCTGCCCATGGTCACAAAAAGCGAAGCAAGTGCGACCGTGGATGCTGCTGAGCTGGACCAGTACATCCCAATGGAACAGCCGCCCGCTACAAGGAGTCCACTGGCTAGAGTTTAGTGAAAGTTAAAAACCCATTCATTTGTTCCACCGATTGGTATTGGAAGTACTTACCCATTATAAGCTTGACGCCAACCAAGTTTACGAGGAACCCAGCCAGCATGTATGCCACTAGGCCCGCACCGGCCACAATCAGATTGTTGGTGTAGGTGGAGGCTGTTATATTCACACGGCACTCGACCGTGGGATCATTCAGACTTACTGCCTCCAGCTGGATTTGGGTACGATTAACACTGTACTCCAAGATGTTGCAGATGCTCGTCGATTGGGATTCTCCGCTCATCAAGTTTTCGTACTCGTTAATGGATGCAAACAGTTGTGGCAGCCACAATCGCATGGTGTTTTGTCTAATAACGATACGACATATATTAATCCAAGATAATATCGCAGTATTACTTCATGATCAAGGCCCTATATAGCTGCAAAATAAACGGATCTTCGTTGTATTTAGTAGACTTACCCCAAGAGCACGCAGAAGTTGAGAAGATACACCCAAAGGGACAGGCCCAAGTAGGGTTTGGTGAACAGGGGACGAAGCTGCGTGAAACCCGAACGCAGAGAGCTCTTTTTCGAATCCTGATTCTCTGGATCCTGAACTTCGACGCACTCCGTCGGAAGCTTAACCTCAGTCGGAATTGTTTCCTTCTTCGCGTGCTTTTTCACCGGAACGATAACTTCATTGGCCAGCAATTTGATCTGTTTTAGAATACATGTATTGatgataaaatatttcatcatGGTCAAGTATACATACTGGAAACGAGTCCTTCGGCTTCCTCGAGTTCAGGTGATACATGAACTTGAAGGCATCCAGCGCTTCCCTATTGCGCCCCTTGGACATGAGAAACTTGGGACTCTCCGggaagaaaaagaaaagcacaAAGCTCAGAAGACTGGGAAGTGCGGTGATGGCGACGAAAAACTGCCAGGATGTCACTGAAAGGGTTCGATGTTGCAATTAGAAAAGTTATTTGTTCTATCGATTAAATTGGGCCTTGATTTGATAGTTTAATCTTAAATCGTTTAAGATCACTTGTTTTTTTATCAGGGGCTTCTTGTTATTAATTTGCTACACTACTGCTGTACTCGTATTTGCTCTCAATGAAATCTGTTAAGCTGTCTCTGTGTTTAGGTAGCGTTAGTGGCGCGTGGAgttcatatattttttgatgATTGTTCCCAAGGGGGATGGGGCCTCCGGCATTATCAACTGTTCTACGGTTACTTATCCGGCTATCTGCTATCTTCATATCACTCCTAACAACCACTGATAATAAGACAATAACACAGCCAAACACGTAACACACCCTCGGGACTTACACGACAAAGTCCAGATACGAATGTTCCACGTCTCGGGCAATATCACCATGGCCAGTCCCGGTAGCGTTAGCGTTGCAATGGAAAACATGATGCCCACAATCATCATGATACGCTGTCGATGCTTCCGTCCATGGAGTTCCGTCAGATAGGTCATAAGAACGGCAAAGGGGCCACTCATACTGCATTATTAACACAGATGCTGCAGGAGGGTTATTTGCTACTGGGAGAGGTTGGTTACTTACCAAAAGCCTCCAAGGTATTTAAAAACCATCAGCTGGATCCTACTTTGGCTGAATGCTCCGCCCAAAACGCATATCGTATCGGCGGCATAGCCCACAATCAGGAGGTTCCTTCTGCCCTTGGTGTCGGCCAAGTAGCCCCACAGCACCGCCGAGCTGATCATGCCCGCATAGGTGATGGCATTCAGGATGCCCTTGTCCAGGAGGCTCAGCTTAAGATCACACTCGGCGCTGGGCAGGATGTAGGACATCGTGGAGGTCTCGTAGACGGTGCCCATGGCCGCTGGCACGGCGGCCACCAGCAGGAGGATGTTGAACATTCCAAAGCCAGCGGCATCGATGGCTGCCTCGAAATCAGCTGCTGCCTCTTTTTGGGGAGGATCTTTTTGGTGCTCGGCAGTCTTGGGAGGCTTCGGATCGCCGGATTCTCTGGGCTCGCTCATCGTGCGTATTGTTTGGGTCGCCTCTGCTAACTGAAGCTGGGCCGTTGGGCGGATACGTTATATCTTCCAGACGGCGCTGGGGCCTCAAATCATCTTTGTTTGCCTATAGTCGAGGGAAAACAAAGCGATGCTTATGCCAATTGCGCTAATCTAGCGACTAAGGATCACCCTGCTTGGGATGCTCCAGGTGGTAGTAGTGTGGGATTCTGTGAGCATGAGCTCTGGTGTGCAAGCTCCACGTTTGTTTAACTAAAGAATTTTCGCGGTGGTGACCCCGCGAACTAACCCTTTAATCCATTAACTTCCTTTCATTCTCGGACTGgcatgaaaacaattaaacgCCTCCCTGTTTACTCAGCGGTTTATGGGCCCCCATCATCCGCATCATCAACGGTATCTGGCCCCTCCACGTATATGTGATCACTCTGCCTGCGACTGTCCATGTGAATGGAAGGCTTTATTGCCACCGTGATTCGGTTTACTGATTTGTAGATTCCCTGTGATGTACGCTTGTCGCAGGGGTATATTATTTCGTTGGAAAGCTTGTTTTCGAAAAAGAAGCGTTGATTAAACACCGAAAGTATCTGACCAGAGTTCAGCACCTAGCACTGATAGTACAACTTCGATACAAAAGGGCGGAATACCGGGCCAAAGGCtccgtttattaacatttttttaacatCGACAAGTTTTTAGTGGTAATCCGCAGTCGCCATCCGTAGGTGTCGTCTTCGCACCTGTTCTGATTACGGCTCCTATGACGACACGGCAGCGCCTCGCTGATTTACGTGGGCTCCCCGTTTCCCTTTCCATTTTCCAGTTTTGCCGGCTTGGCAACCGTTGCGTCGTCATCGGGCTAAACTAATTGCGATGATTACGGGTTATGAGTTGGTTTCCCTGAAAACTTTTCGGGATTACGATTACTCATGTAGGGTCTTAGTGCTGTGGTCTGGTCGGGgctgctctgctctgctccTGGTTTGGCGTGTGCTGCGATTTGTTTTCACAGAATCTGAATCTGGCCGACACAGTGGGGGCCCGCCCGTCGGACTCATGTGGCATAGATCAGGATTTGATATTAATTAAGCGGCCTTCGGGCGGAGGAGCAAGCAATAGAGCGGAGCTTACTCCCCAGCGGGAGCTTAGGTGGCAACTTAAAGGATATGGTATCGGTTTAGTGCCGACCAGTTTCGGACCTCGTCAAAGTTTCTTGAGAGGAATGGGTTTTGGTCTGGGTCGTGAGAATTAATGGCCGATGAGATGGTAGCAACAAATTCGAAGAAACCCCGCACATGACCTTCCGACACTCGACTACAATTTAATCGAGTTTGCAAAAGAGTGCAATGTTTTAGTAATGATGGACCATCGTTTGAACCTAAAACACCATTTCTTTCGACAATTTACCTcgtgatgtgtgtgtgtgtgtgtggagcaaTGCTTTGTTCTGGTGCGTCCTCATTTTTATTAGGAATTGTAAATTCGCATGCCAGGGACCTCTGGCTGAAGTGCGTTTGTAAAATCCAGATTACCTTGCACTTGCACAACATGATTCATTCATTCATGGTGCTCAgtacattttaattaagatAAACAAGAATTTGCCATGCAGGAGCCGTGTTTAAGGTCCCAAAAGAAACCCTTGCCCTTGCCCTTGCCCTTGCCCTTACCCTTGCCTTTCCCATTAGCCGCATCGCCTGCTTCTGAGCACTTTCCTCAGCAACTCCGCCCACTGTTCTCCACTGAGGGCCATGACCATGCCCAGTGGCCATAAAAGACATGACGAAATCTGCCAAGACTTAAAATTTTTCCACGCtacaatttgtttaatttcatcagctccagctccagctccagctgcgGATGCGAAAAGGCGAAACGGATTCGTGGGGCCTGGGGATTGCGGGGGCACGCAAATTTCTTTGCGCTATTATCTAAGTCAAACAGAAGCTGGCGAGGCGAGTGAGCGCCAAAACTTTTTCACCTCCGACGATCGGGGCACAGTGTCAAGGGTGTGCGAAGTGGGCTCGGAGTGGGGCGTGCACCGAAAGAAATCAGCTCGAAGAACTTTGCATTTGACATAAAGTAGTTGTACTACTTGCTTTTTTGCTGCCTCATCTTCAGACTGATGAGATATGATATCTAAGGGATACGCCAGCAATATtgctttaattgaatttgcttCTCGGAAGGGGCTCGACTCATTTCTCTGGGTGCACTGCTGTAGTTAACGGCTTTGCATGTTGGACAGCGTCACAACTTGGCAACAAATTGGacttttgtttgtgtttgttaaaAGGCTTAATTTGTTGTGCTTTCGGTCTGGCTGAGGAAACATTATGAGAGAGTGCGGAGGGCTGCTTTCAGTGGGTGGCTTTCGGGGGATTGatggctgctggctgctggctggtgggtggtgggtgttGGGTGTTGGGATGGCTAAAGTGCTTCACATAACTTGTCGCTGTGTCCAaggtgtgtgcatgtgtgtatatgtgtatgtgcTGAGGTGTGTCTGCCTAAATCAAGCTCAAACAATTTCAACTATTTGAATTGCCGAGCCATGGCAAGAGCATTAGAGTGCCGTTTACGCACACACCGGCCCCAAGTACACTGAGCGAAGTTTCCTGTTCAGTATCTGAATCTCTAAATATAGTATACAagtatagtatatatagtatacGTAGAATCATGGCATGTCCAAGGAATGCGATAAATTGTATATTAAACCTTATTACTAAATACAAGATAATCGATAGAAGTTTTAAACGCTGTTGCGACCTGACCTACCGAGTACTTTTTGCAGTGcccacactcacactcacactcacacacacacacagacacaggcATGGGTGCATGTGGCACTCAGCTGCTAACGACGTGCCCAAGTAAATGTCAAACTAATGCCCAAGCTCCGCACCGCAGGAGCCAGGATGCCAAGCCACAAACCCACCATCTGCACTTCCATCTCCATCAGCACCTGGCCCGATTCCCCCAATCCCCAAATCCCCGATGCCCCGTCTCGCCGACTTTGGCCCGACCATTCTACCGCAAACCATCGACGGCCATCGCCAACTCAATAATGTAATGTCCCTCATTGGCGCTTAAAGTTTATGTATAGCCACCCATTTTCAGCATGTTACGCTGTTGCCAGTGGGTTATTGGGCGGGCGCTAGGGATGAGTAGTCGGTCAGTAGTAAGTGTACTGGTTGTAGTACACGGGCTtgacaccaccacccacccagcGCGTCGTTCTAAGCATACTGCGCCCAGTTGATTCGCTCTCTCCAAAAAGAAAGAGGTCCTGGAACAGCTCGCTCGTCGTGATCGCGTGTCACGCCCTCATCCCTGCTGGAAGCCGCGCCTTAGAAGAAGGTGCACAGTTTTACGCAAGTTATTGCATTCAACGCTTTTCCCCAGCTAGCGACAATCCGCCAGGTGTGCGGCTGAGTGGGATTTTGAGTAGTGCGCCCGGAAGAACACAATGCCAATGGGAGAAGGCGTGGATCGGGGAAAACGGGGGTGGGGTTTTCAAAGGGGAAGCGAATTACTGTGTCGACTATTAGCCTATTCTATGCAGGTGCCGTCGCGTGTTACAGCGAACCACTTTGCCGACACCTGTTGCCAGCAGGATGTCTTGAGGGCTGGAAGCCATCCTTCATCGCACCTGTCGCAGTGTCAGAGCGTCAATCAAGcagtcaatcaatcaatcatgCAATCAAGCCGCCCAGTTGACTGCCGCGTAATTGGATGGTTGCGAAAACTTGCCCACTTAAGCACTTAAACGGCAGCTCGCCTTCGATTGTGTGATAACTTTATCAAAGTCCTATAATCAAACTTTACTCCCCCCCTCCGATTTGCGTACGCTCCCGTGCTCACGGCATTGCCATTCTCATGTTCGGCCGCACTGCAAGAAAATGCGACCAAGCGACCATGATCCTAGCGCATTGCTCTCATTTGTGTGGTGAGAGTGAAACGGAAATGGCGCTTTGTTAAGCCGCTTTTCGATCAGTGTATCCTTTAACTCAGGCGCAGTGGGGCGGTCGGTCAACACTTCGTTGTGTTTTGGAGCTGCTCCTGCTCTTGTTTCTGCTCCTTTGATGAGCTTAAGAGGATCCCCGCCTCGCatccgcattcgcattcgcaaaAGCTTGTTTCGAGCAGCAACTAACGGTAACGGTGCACGCTAACGGGGTAATCGCCGGTAATGTGCGCTCAAGGCTTAGCTGCTTTGCTCCACCCCCGCAATCCCCCCCCCCCATTCGTTTTCATTCTCATTTTCATCccccatttgcattttcagtTTTCTTCTCGCTTTCCCACGCAGTTTGcacgcacactcgcacactgACGAAAAAAAGGAGTCTTGATGCGATGGTGGTCCAATTTTGTCAGCAAATCAGTAATCGAagttatacatacatatatacatatgtacatatttcaTGGATTCGAGTAAAAACCTGCCATATGTAATACCCCGCATTTGGGAGATGCGAATCCCTGGGGGTATGCAAtgatttcttgcagtgcagAAAATAGACCGCGAACGAGGGGGTTAACCGCAGGATCTAAATCCTTTGTGTCTTTAATTTGTTATTGCATTGGCGTGCCAAATACCTCTGTCTCCGTCTCTTTTTCCCCCACCAGGCCGCTCGCTCCCACCCCCTCTGGCGGTCACTCAAATTTCAGCGCTGTTGTTGTCGTGCCCCCAACCACACGAGACATTCCACCAGAACCCTGCCCTTTGACCCTTTGTCCCGTGGCCCCCGCCACACCGCCGAGGCCGGCTGAACAAGAAACTGTGCAATTTTTAGGGCCACCGAAAACAAAGGGCAAAaccaataacaacaaaaaacacaacaacaacgacagtAAGGGAGCACAAtatccaaaataaaaatggaaacaGCCGGAAAAACAAAGCTCCATGTGTGTCCAGAACGAACAGGCGACAAACGCGTCGAATTGCAAAAGGAGCTGCGTGCATGGAAATCACATGGGATCGAGTGGAAATCGCGCATAACCAAAAAGGCCAAAAAAAGACATTTTACTATCTTCTAAATTCGCAGTCATTTCAATTCAAATTTTGGGCTCTGAAACTTTTGTGGGACCTTAACCCTTGTTACCGCTGCTCCTGCATGTTTATCAGCTCATCTCTAATGAAACGTTATGTTATGCCGCCGCTCTCCCCGCTCGGGAAAACTTTTTCCACCGAAATGCGTTGTTGATGGCAGCAGCTGACGACGCTCCCcttccgcttttccgctttcccGCAGCCTTAACCGCCCACGCACATTTGCAGCGCTGAGCTTCATTAGATGCGCAAATGAACAGGGCGCGGGCTGCGGGTCTCGGGGGCTCGGCGGTAACTGGGTCTTTGGTCTCCATTCACCAGAACACTGGCAGAAAAACCAAGGCAAAGGTCATACCATATTCACTTTAGTTGTGGAAAAGATGGACCGAAAATGGAAAAGATGGACCTAAAATGGACCGCAACTGGGCTCCGCATTTTccgagtgtgcgtgtgaaGCTTAGCAGCTGCCAGCCAACGGCTACCGACTGCTCCGCCCTGCAGTTCCGCCATTCTACCGCCCACCCAAACCCACACCCACGGCTCCCGTTTCCCTTCCGGACCCCCAATCCTCCTCCTCCGACGCCGCATGCGACCGTCTGACAGCGACAGCATTTGGTGTTTGGTGGTTTaacgttttgtttttgttgcattCCCCGCTCCCCAAACGGCCCGTTGCCGGGGCTGGGTGGGTGGTTGAAGTGACCATCCAGTGCACGGCCACTGATGCCGCATCAGCCTCATCAGCCTCATCCCGCCAGCTATCCATTTGGCCATCTGGACATCCAGCCATGTACCCATGCACCCATCCACCCGGCCACCATCGTAGAAGGGGCTGTGGAGATGGGTTCCCTCGTGGGCGAGGTTGTTGCGTAGGCTTAAAACAACTTTGGGACCATTTGGGCCGCAGCATCGGGAACACTTCCACTTCCTGGAAGCGATTTGTGGTTTATGCAATCCCGCTTACTTAAACGATTTTTCGCTTCTTTGGATGTTCAAAACAAGTGCATCAAAGTTTTAGCCCCGCCTGATTTGTTTTGCACCCTAAGCCCCTAAGCCCCCAAAACCCCACAACCCCGAAAGCACCCACCTGCCACCTGCCACCTACCGTCCACCTGCCACCCTTAACCCTCTACTGCCCGTTGGCCGAGTTGCCTGCTCTGGCAGTTAATTGCTGCAGTTTAGTTTGGTTTTTGGTGCTGCTGTCGCCGGCGGGCTTTGTGTAAATGTTCTTGCCACATTTTCCGCATTTTGCCgcacagcacacacacagacagaaAAATAGATGGGTATCGAATCGCTTggaatttgaataattttgccCATATTGTACCGTTTTATCAAGGCCATGGCCATGGCATGACAAAATAACAATAGGCTGCTGTAGAAATCCAGAATCACTTGAATGTAGTGTTCGCCGTGCGAGATGCGATTTCTTTCAGTGAACTgatttattttcgaaaacaTCCACACAAGCAAAATGCACTTGACACTTGTGTGGGTTAAAAATTAAGCATTGCAACGCACTGGAAGCTTTCAGAGCTCTTTgccaaatggaaaacaaatcTAAAGAACGGGAGGGAGGAAGACGTTATATTTTAGACTTCAAGATAGATAGTGCAATAATACAGcttaataatacatttttggGCAATGCAAACCAACGTATGCTTCGAATTTtgtgtaaaatatttaagtattGAATCATTGAAACAATTCAAACAGCGAACTGGAAAATAGATTTGTGATCATTGTAAAGAAATGCCTTGCCTTTGTTTATAGATTGTGTACATTTATGCTTTTCCTGATTTCATCTGTATCTTGTTCTATACggaaataaaatacaattccAATAAATCATCATTTGTTGTGGGCCGTTTGCAAGCCTAGCACTTTAATCCTGGCCAACAGCTCCTTAAATACATACTTTCTTTCCTTATCTTCCATTGACCATTTCCGATGGGAATTCTTCTGATGTCCCACtaataaatgtacatatatagctAAAAGCCAAAAGGGAGCTTAGTCTGCTACAAGTTAGTATGCCCTATAATGGAAACCTGCAAAAGTATTCCAGAGAAGTGACCAGTACTGGCAATGCAGCCAAGAACCCTTTTGATTGGCATTCCGTAGATTGGAAATAGTGGAGCTCAAGTTTTCATCCAGGGTACATCCAACTTCGTTAGGCGGACATCCGGAGAACGTATCTTTGTTTATGACGATTTTGCTTGGGACATTcggcaaatattatttaaagcAAATGCCCAACTAATTGTTGCCTTTTCTGGCTTCCCCAGCGGAGCAACCGCAGACCAGCAAcccacatatgtatgtagatgatatgtatgtgtgtgtgtgctctgGTGATTTAGGGACCTGCCCCAACCACTTTCCTTGCAACAATGGGAGAAGATGTGAATGTGGCCCTGCTTGTTTTAAAGCCAACAACATTTTTCGGTTGCCATTCGGCTGGGgccat
The Drosophila mauritiana strain mau12 chromosome X, ASM438214v1, whole genome shotgun sequence DNA segment above includes these coding regions:
- the LOC117146467 gene encoding synaptic vesicle glycoprotein 2B, whose protein sequence is MSEPRESGDPKPPKTAEHQKDPPQKEAAADFEAAIDAAGFGMFNILLLVAAVPAAMGTVYETSTMSYILPSAECDLKLSLLDKGILNAITYAGMISSAVLWGYLADTKGRRNLLIVGYAADTICVLGGAFSQSRIQLMVFKYLGGFCMSGPFAVLMTYLTELHGRKHRQRIMMIVGIMFSIATLTLPGLAMVILPETWNIRIWTLSLTSWQFFVAITALPSLLSFVLFFFFPESPKFLMSKGRNREALDAFKFMYHLNSRKPKDSFPIKLLANEVIVPVKKHAKKETIPTEVKLPTECVEVQDPENQDSKKSSLRSGFTQLRPLFTKPYLGLSLWVYLLNFCVLLGQNTMRLWLPQLFASINEYENLMSGESQSTSICNILEYSVNRTQIQLEAVSLNDPTVECRVNITASTYTNNLIVAGAGLVAYMLAGFLVNLVGVKLIMASGLLVAGGCSIGMYWSSSAASTVALASLFVTMGSISATSVISASVSLFPTSLRTMIVSLEMMFGRLGSLLGNIFFPALMGLGCVPPFLMISAFMLAGCFMAAFLPLKNKAALK